The Deltaproteobacteria bacterium DNA segment AAGAAGTTAAGAACAAACGCCAAAACAAGCGCGAAAAATATGAAAAGCGGCCATACCGCGAGTACTCCTGTTATTACGACAGGCACTGCCGCGATAAAAATAAAGACATACCCTTCCTTTGCAAATGGTATGCGCATCCGGCGGCCCTTAGTTCTTAGCCTTATCGACTATCTTGGAGGCCTTCATCCACGGCATCATCGCCCTTAGCTTCTCGCCGACCTCTTCTATCTTATGCGTCTCGCCCTTCTTCGTAAGTTCGTTAAACTTCTTAAGCCCGTTCTTGTACTCGCCCATCCACTCATCGGCGAACTTGCCGCTCTGTATTTCACCAAGTATCTTCTTCATCTCGGCCTTGGTTGCGTCCGTTATCACGCGCGGGCCTCTTGTAAGGTCGCCGTACTGCGCGGTGTTGCTTATCGAGTAGCGCATGTTGGTAATGCCGCCCTCGTATATCAAATCAACGATAAGCTTCATCTCATGGAGACATTCAAAGTACGCCATCTCCGGCGGATAGCCTGCCTCCGTAAGCGTTTCAAACCCTGCCGTTATAAGGGCCGTTACGCCGCCGCAAAGCACTGCCTGCTCGCCAAAGAGGTCTGTCTCTGCCTCGTCCTTAAAGCACGTCTCGATGATGCCGGCCCTGCCGCCACCGTTGGCGCTAGCGTAAGCAAGAGCGACCTTTAGCGTATCCTTGGACGGGTCCTGATGCACAGCAACGAGTGTCGGCACGCCCCTGCCCTTCGTGTACTCATGCCTTACAAGATGCCCAGGGCCTTTTGGCGCAATCATCATGACGTTCACGTCCGAGGACGGCACGATTTTCTTAAAGTGTATGCTAAAGCCGTGCGCGAATGCGAGGTACGCGCCCTTCTTAAGATTCGGCGCTATTTCCTTCTCGAAGGTCTCGCTTTGCCTCTCATCCGGTATAAGTATCATCACAACGTCCGCGCCGTTTACAGCGTCGGCGACATTCTTTACCGTAAGCCCCGCTGCCTCGGCCTTCTTCCATGAACCGCCTTCCCTTAGGCCTATCGTAACGTCAACGCCGCTTTCCTTAAGGTTCTGCGCGTGGGCATGGCCCTGGCTGCCGAACCCGACTATCGTTACCTTCTTAGAGCGTATGTTCTCGAGATTTGCGTCCTTATCGTAGTAAACCTTCATGTATGGCTCCTTTGCTTTTTTTATTCCTTGCCTTTGCCTCTAACGCTTCTTGCCATTGCAATTTTACCTGTACGAACCATTTCCTTTATGCCAAACGGACGAAGTAGCTCCGTAATGGCCTGTATCTTCTGCTCATCCCCCGTGACCTCGATTGTATAGGATTTGGGCCCGACGTCCACGATCTTTGCCCTGAAGATATCGACTGTGCTAAGTATCTCCGGCCGCGTTTCGTCGGTAGCGTTCACCTTGACGAGCGCAAGCTCCCTGTCGATAAACTCCTCGCCGGTCATGTCGTGCACCTTGATGACGTTTATGAGCTTGTTTAGCTGCTTCATTATCTGCTCAACTATCCTCTCGTCCCCGGTCGTGACAATAGTCATCCTGGAGACATTGGAGTCCCCTGTCTCTGCCACACACAGGCTCTCGATGTTGAAGCCCCTTCCGGAGAAGAGCCCCGATATTCTGGAGAGCACGCCAAATTCGTTTTGTACAAGAACCGATATCGTATGTCTCATAGATAGCCTTCTTTACACAAGTAGCATCTTTGTGAGCCCCTGGCCCGCGGGCACCATCGGGTACACGCACTCCTTGGGGTCAACGATGAACTCCATGAACACTGGTCTGTCGTTTATCTTCATGGCCTTCTTTATGACCGCGTCAACGTCCTTTGGCTTCTCTGCCCTTAAGCCAGCACCGCCGTACGCCTCCGCTATTTTCACGAAGTCGGGTTTCTTACCAAGGCACGTGTGCGAGTACCTCTTATCATAGAAGAACTCCTGCCACTGCCTGACCATTCCGAGGAAATGGTTATTTAGTATCGCGACCTTTACAGGCAACCCGTACTCGACCGCAGTTGCAAGCTCCTGGATGTTCATTTGTATGGAGCCGTCACCTGCTATGTCGATAACCGTCTTTTTAGGATATGCAACCTGCGCCCCTATGGCCGCAGGAAAACCATACCCCATTGTGCCGAGCCCGCCGGAGGTAAGAAAAGTACGCGGCTTGTCGAACTTATAGAACTGCGCAGCCCACATCTGGTTCTGGCCGACCTCGGTCGTGATTATGGCATCGCCCTTTGTAAGCGCGTAGATACGCTCTATGACGTACTGCGGCTTTATGCGCCCGTCCATGGGCTGCGTGACCTTCAAGGAATGCGTCTTTTGCCACTTCTCTATTTCCTTATGCCACTTAGAAGTATGCTCCGAGAAAGCCGACACGTGCTTCTTGTCCTTCTTTGTAAGCGCATCGAGCAGATCTTTTAGAACATGCTGCACATCGCCGACAATCGGAACATCGACCTTGACGTTCTTACTAATCGATGTCGGGTCTATGTCTATGTGCACGATCTTCGCGTACGGCGCGAACTCGTCGAGCTTGCCGGTGACGCGGTCATCGAACCTCGAGCCAACGGCTATAAGGCAATCGGTATGCGAGATTGCCATGTTTGCTGCGTACGTGCCATGCATCCCGAGCATCCCGAGGTGCAGCTTATCGGTGCCGGGGAACGCGCCCATGCCCATGAGTGTAGTCGTAACCGGTATTTCGAGCTTCTTTGCAAGCTTTGTAAGCTCGGCCGCTGCATTCGAACCAATGACCCCACCGCCGGCGTATATAACCGGACGCTTCGAGTTAAGTATCATCTCAAGGGCCTTGCTGATTTGCCCGGGGTGCCCTTTGTACGTCGGCTGGTAGCTCTCTATCAACGCCTTCTCTGGGTAATGAAACACAGTTGAATTGGTCTGCACGTCCTTTGGAATGTCGACGAGCACAGGGCCCGGCCTTCCTGTCGTTGCAATGTAAAAAGCCTCTTTGATAATGCGCGCAAGGTCTTTCACGTCTTTAACAAGGTAATTGTGTTTTGTGCACGGCCTCGTGATGCCGACTATGTCAGCCTCCTGAAAAGCGTCGTTACCTATAAGCGCGGTCGGCACCTGTCCTGTGAACACGACCATTGGAATAGAATCCATGTAAGCGGTTGCTATTCCGGTAACGGTATTGGTTGCTCCAGGGCCAGAGGTGACTAAAACAACACCGGGCTTTCCGGTCGAGCGCGCGTAACCGTCTGCCATATGCACAGCGCCCTGCTCATGGCGCACGAGTATATGATTTAGCGGACACTTCTTGCCGTAAAGCACGTCGTAGAGCGGAAGCACAGCTCCGCCAGGATACCCGAAAATGGTATCAACGCCTTCCTTCCTAAGCGCCTCTATGAATATTTCTGCCCCTGTCTTGGTCATTTTCTCAAATAGGCCGCAATCGCATCGCGGCTAACATTTTTTTTATAGACACACGGATTAGGAATCCGTTATTCCAGCCATCTACTCCACTACCGCCCCTGTGTTTGCGCTTGTAACCACCTTTGCGTAGCGCGAGAGCCAGCCTGTCTTGATCTTCGGCTCCGGGGCCTTCCACTTCTTCTTTCTCTTTTTTAGCTCAGCGGCAGACACCTTGAGCTCAAGCTTTCTCTTTGGAATGTCAAGCTCGATAACATCGCCGTTCTTCACAAGCGCTATGGGGCCGCCCTCCATTGCCTCTGGCGATATATGGCCGATGCACGGGCCTCTTGTACCGCCAGAAAACCGACCGTCGGTTATGAGCGCAACACTCTCGCCAAGCCCGAGCCCGACGATTGCCGCAGTTGGAGCAAGCATTTCGCGCATTCCGGGGCCGCCTTTGGGGCCTTCGTAGCGAATTACCACCACATGCCCGGCCTTTACCTTGCCAGACTGTATGGCTGCCTGAGCAGCTTCTTCGGAGTCGAATGTTATGGCCTTGCCGGTAAAGCGCATCATCTTATCGCTAACCCCGGACTGCTTTACAACCGCACCAAGAGGAGCAAGGTTACCGCCAAGCACCGCTATACCGCCCTCTTTGTGATAGGGCTTATCAACCGGCTTTAGCACTTCCTCATCCACGTATGTAACCTGTTTTACTATGTCCTTCACCCTGACGCCGGAAACGGTAGGGTTATCTTTTATAACCTTCTCAAGCCTCTTCATCACGGCCGGTATGCCGCCTGCCCAGTGAAGGTCTTCCATGTAGAACTTCCCTACCGGCTCAAGCGATGCTATGTGAGGAGTCGTCCTGCTAAGCTTGTCAAACGTATCGAGCGGAAGCTTAACCCCTGCCTCATGCGCAATCGCCAGAAGATGCAGCACGGTGTTAGAAGAACCACCGAGCGCCAAATCAACCCTGATTGCGTTCTCGAATGCGTTTTTCGTCATGATGTTTCTTGGCAAAATATTTTTCCTTACAAGCTCGACGATTCTCTCGCCCGAGTCGAAGGCAATGCGCCTTTTCTCGCTCATCACTGCCGGAGCAGTGCCGCACCCAGGAAGGCTCATGCCCATTGCCTCTGTAAGCGAGTTCATCGTATTGGCGGTATAGAGCCCCTGGCAGCTTCCAACCCCCGGGCACGCGCCAAGCTCGCAAGCCGCAAGCTCTGACTTCGTGATTTCGCCCTTTTTATAACGTCCCATCGCTTCAAACGTATTGCGTATAAACGAAAGACGCTGTCCCTTCAACCTTCCTGTCATCATCGGCCCTGCGCTCACTACTATCGATGGGATGTTCAACCTCGCGGCTGCCATGAGCATGCCTGGGGTAATCTTATCGCAGTTAGTTAGAAGCACGAGGCCGTCCAGAGCATGCGCCTCGGCTACACTCTCTATCATGTCAGCTATAAGCTCGCGTGTGGAGAGCGAATAATGCATGCCCTTATGGCCCATGGCAATGCCGTCGCAAACGCCTGGGAGCCCGAAGAACATCGGGTAGCCTCCGCCCGTGTGCACGCCCTTTTCGATGAACCTTTCCAGATCCCTCATGCCGATGTGGCCGGGGATAAGGTCTGTAAAGCTCGTAGCAACGCCGATAAAGGGCTTTTGCATCTCGCCCTTTGGTATGCCGGTTGCGTACATAAGGGCCCTGTGCGGGACCCTTGAAAAACCTTTTTTAACGCGGTCGCTTCTCATATCACCCCTGCGTATTTATTTAACGCCGCTTTCCTTTAAAACGTTTATCATGTGCTCCATCTTGTCCTTAAGAGCAAGCTTTTGTTTCTTCAATGTGGCAATCTCGACTTCCTCGTCCTTGGTAAGATGCGGCCGCTTCTCCAACTTCTCGACCACCTTCCTGTGCTGACGGAATGTCTCGTATGCCTCCTTGAACTCGATATTATTCTTAAGAAGCTTATCAACAACAGGGTCGTTTACGTCAATAGGCATATCAGCTGCTCCTTTCCAAAATACGTGAAATTCGCTTAAGTTAGTAATAATACACTAAAAAGAGGGAAAAAGTCAATAAAATAACGGGATTAGGCGTTGTTTTGGCCGCTTTTGAGCTCGGCCTCGGATTTGCGCAGGTATAGCGGCGTAACTTCAAGCGGGGTAAGGGTTTTATAAGGCCCGCTTTCGGCAAGGATAGCTATATTCGACGCCCTGATATGCCACTTTTCTTCCGGCAAAAACACGGCATCGGGCATAAGGACTGACACGCTCTCTTTATATTCATTTAAGCCGTTACCAAGGAACACGGCCCCCCTGCCGGAAGTGACGCCTTTAAGGCTTTTGATAAAATCCTCTATGGAAGAAGCCCTGTCGTCAAGAAGCCTCTTGGGCGCGCCCAGGCTCAAATCAAATGCAGCGGCGTAGACCTCTTTCTTACGCGCGTCGAATACAGGGCAAACTATTCTGTCCGTTTTCCCGGCGTTCATCGAAAGCGCCATGAGAGTAGATACTGTTCTTATCTCCATCTTGCCTGTTGCCCAGGCAAGCCCCTTAATAAGGCTTACTCCGATTCGAAGCCCTGTAAACGAGCCCGGGCCGCTTCCTATGGCAAAGCAATCGATATCGTTTATCGTGAGATTTAACGAAGTAAGCAGTTCATCTATGCTCTTTAGAAGCCACTCGGAGTGAGTGGTGACGCGCTCCGCGTGCACTTCCTTGAGCACGCGCCCGGAATCAGAGACCGCAACGCTTCCTGAAAATGAAGACGTGTCTATCGAAAGAAGCCTCACGCAAAGAGCCCCGTCAGCTGAAAATTCTCCAGATATCGTTCCACATGACAAGCGCAATGAGCGCGATTATCATGGCAAACCCGATTTGCTGGAACATCATGACCAACCTGTCGCTAAGAGGAGCGCCCTTTAACTTCTCAGCGATAAGCATAACGACAACGCCGCCGTCCAATACCGGAATGGGGAAGAGGTTTAGCACGCCGAGATTAAGACTTATTATGGCGACAAGCACAAGGACCTTGGTAAACCCGGCGCTCGTTGCCGAGCCCGTTACCTGCGCTATCATTATCGGGCCGCCAAGGGCCTTTACCGAATAAAGCCCCGTGAAGAGCCCCTTTATGAACTTGAATATCAGATACGTCTGCTCGTAGCACTCCGCCATGCCAAGCTTAATTGACTCGACAAAACCGAACTTCTTTACCACTGTCTCGATAAGCGGATTTATACCGATAAGCTGGCGCTTTGCCTCCTCGTCGAACTTGGGAGTAAGCTTTACATCCATAGTTTTACCGTCGCGCACATAGGTAACGACCCTCTCGCCCTGTTTCTTCGCCATCTCGCGCGATATCTGGTACCAGTAGCTTATCTCCACGCCGTCGATTGCAGTTATCCTGTCACCCTTTTTAAGCCCGGCAACGTCCGCAGGCATACCCGGAGCAAGCGCGCCCACGACAGGCGGACTGCTCGGCAGTATGTCGTCTGCCGTGCCCATGCCTTCCTTCGCGCTCTTACCCGGAGTATAAGGAGCCTTAAAGGTCTCTGCGTCACGCTTTACGGTAAATATAATCTCCTTACCCGGGCTTAGAAGTATTACCTTATTTAACGCGCTCCAGTTCTCGATTTTCTCGCCATCGGCCTCTATAATCACATCCCCGGCCTTCATGCCGCCTTTATCGGCCTGACCGCCCTTATCAACGTACTCGAGCCTGGCTTCATCGTAGAGAAACGCCGGCATGCTGGTGCCAAGCATGTATGGAAGCGGGAATACTACGAACGCGAGTATGAAGTTCATCACCGGCCCTGCAGCCACTATAAGCACGCGCTGGTATATCGGCTTACGGTCGAATGCGCGCTCGAGCTCCCACGCGCTCCACTCCTTGCCCTTCTCATCCTCTCTCGACTCTCCAAACATCTTTACATACCCGCCAAGCGGAATGGCAGAGAGCATGTACTCGGTCTCGCCTCTTTTCACGGAGAAAAGAGCGGGGCCGAACCCGAGAGAGAACTTCTCGACCTTGACGTCGAAGTACTTGGCAACCGCAAAGTGCCCGAGCTCGTGCACGAAGATCAGCACGCCAAGCACTATTATAAATACCAATATGCCTTCTGGTGTGAACATTTTATCTTTTTTGTCTCCTTACTTTATTTGCGCTTAAGCATTTCATTTTACAAGCGACGCTGCCTTATCCCTTGCCCACATATCGGCATCGAGCACGTCGTCGAGCGTTTTTATGGTCTTTGCCCTGTGCGCGCCAAGCACCATGGCAAGTATTCGCGCTATATCCATGAACCCTATTTCTTTTTTCAAAAAAGCCTCGACACAAACCTCGTCCGCGGCATTCAAAACTGCAGGCGCAGTACCGCCTATTTCGAGAGCCTCGTACGCAAGCGTCAGGCACGGAAAACGCCTCTTCTCGGGCGTTAAAAACTCAAGCCTTCTTCCGCCAAGCTCCAACCTCGGGGTGCAGTTCTTCCCTATCCTCCCCGGGAACCCGAGGGCATAGGATATGGGACCCCGCATGTCTGAGGTGGAGAGCTGCGCGACAACGGAGCCATCGACATACTCAACCATCGAATGCACTATGCTCTCCGGGTGCACGACAACGTCTATTTTATCATTCTGGACGCCAAAAAGCCACTTTGCCTCTATTACCTCGAAGCCCTTGTTCATCATTGTAGCGGAATCTATCGTAATGCGCCGCCCCATTTCCCAGTTCGGGTGCTTTAGCGCCTGCCCGGGCGTAACGGACTTAAGCTTCGAAAGCGGCGCCCTTAGAAACGGCCCACCGGAGGCAGTAAGTATTATCCTTTCGATTTCAGCGGTGTCGTGGCCCTTTAAGCACTGAAACACTGCAGAGTGCTCGGAATCGACCGGAATGAGGCTTACCCCTCTTCTCTTGACCTCATTCATCACAAGCGGCCCTGCGGCAACAAGCGCTTCCTTGTTTGCAAGAGCGATGTCCTTGCCTGCCTTTATGGCGTGAAGCGTCGGGATAAGCCCGGCAAACCCGACGATTGCCGACACGGTCATGTCAACGCCCTTATATGCAGCTGCAATCTTCGCGCCCTCTGTGCCAAAGCCTATATCAACGCCAAGCGACTTAACGGACTTATCACTGGAAAGCGCCTCTGCGCTCTTTTCATCGGTTACCGAAACAAAATGCGGCGCAAACTCGCGGATCTGCTTTTTTAAGAGCGCGATGTTCTTTCCGGCGGCAAGTGTTACGACCTTGAAGCGCCCCTTATTGGCGCGCACCACGTCGAGCGTGCTCGTGCCTATGGAGCCTGTTGAGCCAAGTACAGCTATGCCCTTTTGTTTTTTCATGAGAGAAGGTTGCGAAGCTCGAGGTAATAGTAAAGCGCCGGAACAACGAACACCATGCTGTCTATCCTATCGAGCAGACCGCCGTGGCCAGGTATAAGGTTACCCGAATCCTTCACGCCGGAAGCGCGCTTTAGTAAAGACTCGAACAAGTCTCCATATACCGAGACTACACCTAACCCGAGCGTTAAGAGCGCGACCTCGTAGTGGTAGAGCCCGAGACCTAAGAAATAATTCATGCAAAGAGAGGCTATGACGCCGCCAAGCAAGCCGCCAACAAGCCCTTCTATGGATTTTCCCGGGCTTAGCACCGGAGCTAATTTATGTTTGCCTATCGCCTTTCCCGTAAAGTACGCGAATGTATCGTTACTCCAGACAAGCACGAGAGAGAAAAGAAACCACAACCTGCCGTTCTCGAGCCCGGTTAGCGGTACGATATGGGCAACCGGCACGGCGATATAGAGAAGTGCGAGTATCTTGGACATGACCCAGTTAGCAGAGGCCTTGAAGTCCTTTCTCGCGTATATGCCCGTTAAGAAATATATGAAGACGTATGCAACCGAGGCCCGTAAGGCGTCGGCAAGCCCTGCGTACAGGAAGATGAAAGGTATTGACGCTGAAAACACTATGGCGAGCGCCGCGCTTCCCGAGTACCCCATCTTCTCGTTTATGTGCATGAGCTCTTTAACCGCCCCTGCGATAAGCAGGGCCGCAAGCGCTGCTATGACCCAAAACGGAGCGTAGAGGATAATCGCTACGACTATTGGTATTAGTATTATGCCGCTTATCAGCCGCTTGACCAAGATATATTTCCCCTTTCAAATGCCGCGAAGTCTGTAAAAAAACGGCACGGACAAAAGTCCGCGCCGCGCATATCGTTTTCTACAACGTGTTACTTCGCCTGCGCCGCAAGCTGCGCCTGCGTAAGTCCAAAGCGCCTGTCGCGGCCCTGAAAAACGCGTATTGCCTTCATAAGCTCCTCTTCGCCGAAATCAGGCCAGAGGACCTCTGTCACATAAAGTTCCGTATAAGCCGACTGCCAGAGCATGAAATTCGAAAGCCTCATCTCCCCGCTCGTTCTGATAAGAAGGTCCGGGTCAGGCGCTCCTGCCGTGTAGAGACGCTTTTCAAGCTCGCGACCGTCCACATCGCTTGCCTTAAGCAAACCCTTTTCAACGTCCATGGCAATCGCCCTGCATGCCTTTGCTATTTCATCTCTTGAGCCGTAACTTAGCGCAAGCTGCAGCGTCATCGAAGTATTGTTGACCGTCTTAGCTTCTACCAGTCTCACGACCTTTCTCACGCCTTCGGGCAGATCATCTATATCGCCGATTGCCTTGAAGCGTACATCTTCGCGCATGAGAAGCTCGCACTCGGCCATGAGGTAGTCTTCGAGAAGCTTCATCAGAAGGTTTACTTCCATGACCGGACGGTTCCAGTTTTCCTTGGAAAATGTGTACAAGGTAAGATACTTAACGCCAAGGGAGCGGCAGTGCTTGACGACGTTACGCGCAGCATCTATGCCTTTTTTGTGGCCGCTAACGCGCATCTCGCCTCTACGCTGCGCCCAGCGCCCGTTGCCGTCCATTATTATCGCTATGTGAGAGGGTATGTCGTTCAAACCCGTAGACCTCGTGAAAAAGAAAAAAACAGCCGATGCGCCCGCAAATACAGCCTCAGACCTCCATTATCTCCTTTTCCTTGTCAGCGAGTATGGAGTCTATTTTCTTTATTTCCTTATCTGTAACGTCCTGCACGTGCTGCTGGCCCTTCTTTAGATCGTCCTGAGTGATGGCCTTGTCCTTTTCCAATTTTTTTATGGCCTCGTTAGCGTCGCGCCTTACGTTACGAATGGCGACCTTGGCGTCTTCACAATACTTTTTCGCCACCTTGACGAGCTCTTTTCGTCTCTCCTCTGTTGGCTGCGGTATCTGTATGCGTATCAACTTGCCGTCGTTCGTAGGCGTAAGACCCAGCCCTGACGATATTATCGCCTTCTCTATCGCGCCAAGCTGGCTCATGTCCCATGGCTGTACGGTTATGAGCCGGCTCTCGGGAACAGAGAGAGAGGCCATCTGCGGCAACGGCGTTGCGGTGCCGTAGTAATCGACCTTCACGTCGTCGAGTATTGCAGTGGAGGCTCTACCTGTCCTAAGCTTCAAGAGCTCCTGCATGAAGAGCTCGATTGCCTTGTCCATCTTTCTCTTGGAATCGTCGAAAACGTTTTTTAGCGCCATAATGCCCTCTATGCGTTCGCCCTTACGAGCGTGCCGACCTTCTCCCCTTTTAGTATTTTCATCACGTTGCCTTTTTCCTTTATATTGAAGACGATAATCGGCAGGTTGTTGTCCATGCAAAGCGATACCGCGGTCGTATCCATGACCTTCAACCTTTCCTTAAGTACTTCTATATACGTCAATTCCTCGAACTTCTTAGCGCTCTTGTCCTTTACCGGATCCTTGTCATATACGCCGTCGACCTTCGTGCCCTTCATTATTATATCAGCCTGTATCTCCATTGCTCTAAGCGAGGCCGCGGTGTCGGTAGTAAAGTACGGGTTGCCGGTGCCTGCGGCGAATATCACGACACGGCCCTTCTCAAGATGGCGAACTGCGCGCCTTCTTATATATGGCTCTGCAAGGGCCTTCATCTCGATTGCCGAAATGACCCTCGTTATAACGCCCTTTTTCTCGAGCGCGTCCTGCATGGTTAGCGAGTTTATGACGGTCGCGAGCATGCCGACGTAATCGGCGGTAGCCCTTTCCATGCCCTTTGCGCTTGCCTCGACGCCTCTAAAAATATTGCCGCCGCCGATAACGAGCGCTACTTCCACGCCTGTGGCCACGCAGTCCTTTACCTCGGATGCTATGGTGTCGACAACGGATGAATCCACGCCGAACTTGAGCTCGCCCATAAGGGCCTCGCCCGAAAGCTTTAGAAGAATTCTCTTGTACTTTGGCGCCATGTTTTACCCAACCCCTTACCGCAAAAATCAATGACTATACGCGGTTCTTATAAAATAACGGCGGCATCATGCCGCCGCACAGGCAAACCCTAACCACAACCAATCCAAGCCGAACATCTGTAACATGCCACCCAAAAGCATTTTAAGTACTTAATTATATTAAAAATTTAATGGGGCTGTCAACAGCAAACAAATTTACTTACTTTTAGCGGATACGAGCGCCTTGCGAACTCTTATCTTATTACCAAATTTAACCATAATCGCAGCCTTCTCGGCCTCATATTCATCTACGACATCTACCGAGACAATATCCATAAATTCGTTTCTATAATATCTTATAGTGCCTACATAAACCGCCTCGTCGCCAGATTTAATGTCTACTTTGTATCCAGATGGGAGAAAAACTCTTCCAAACCATCTGGCATCGTTCATATACACCTCCGAAGCAACTACATAAAAAGGCTTATCCTCTGCCATAACATAGAATGTTTCCCCAAACATTATTTCAATCATTTTATCGTATCTATCGTATACAGGCTCCTTTAACATAAAAAACTGATTCGCCGATGAACTAAGCGACAAACGGTACCTGTAATCTTCGTTGGCTTTTACAAGTGTCGACGAAGAAGTAAGCAACGCCGCCTTATTCTCATATGCCTGCAATCTTGACCCTTTAATCCGCTGCGCGCCCTTTGAAAGAGGAGGTATGAGTTCTATTTTTCCGAAAATAATAGTCTTGCCTGGCGGCAGAGATGAGAGATCCTTTACTGCTGGCATTAAAGGCGGAAAAGAAGGGAAAGCACATCCAGACACTGCAAAAAAGAACGCAACAAAAAACGAACGCAGCAAGATATAGAACATTACTTCAATTCCTTAATACGCTTCTGAATTAAGGCTTCC contains these protein-coding regions:
- the ilvC gene encoding ketol-acid reductoisomerase, yielding MKVYYDKDANLENIRSKKVTIVGFGSQGHAHAQNLKESGVDVTIGLREGGSWKKAEAAGLTVKNVADAVNGADVVMILIPDERQSETFEKEIAPNLKKGAYLAFAHGFSIHFKKIVPSSDVNVMMIAPKGPGHLVRHEYTKGRGVPTLVAVHQDPSKDTLKVALAYASANGGGRAGIIETCFKDEAETDLFGEQAVLCGGVTALITAGFETLTEAGYPPEMAYFECLHEMKLIVDLIYEGGITNMRYSISNTAQYGDLTRGPRVITDATKAEMKKILGEIQSGKFADEWMGEYKNGLKKFNELTKKGETHKIEEVGEKLRAMMPWMKASKIVDKAKN
- the ilvN gene encoding acetolactate synthase small subunit; amino-acid sequence: MRHTISVLVQNEFGVLSRISGLFSGRGFNIESLCVAETGDSNVSRMTIVTTGDERIVEQIMKQLNKLINVIKVHDMTGEEFIDRELALVKVNATDETRPEILSTVDIFRAKIVDVGPKSYTIEVTGDEQKIQAITELLRPFGIKEMVRTGKIAMARSVRGKGKE
- the ilvB gene encoding biosynthetic-type acetolactate synthase large subunit → MTKTGAEIFIEALRKEGVDTIFGYPGGAVLPLYDVLYGKKCPLNHILVRHEQGAVHMADGYARSTGKPGVVLVTSGPGATNTVTGIATAYMDSIPMVVFTGQVPTALIGNDAFQEADIVGITRPCTKHNYLVKDVKDLARIIKEAFYIATTGRPGPVLVDIPKDVQTNSTVFHYPEKALIESYQPTYKGHPGQISKALEMILNSKRPVIYAGGGVIGSNAAAELTKLAKKLEIPVTTTLMGMGAFPGTDKLHLGMLGMHGTYAANMAISHTDCLIAVGSRFDDRVTGKLDEFAPYAKIVHIDIDPTSISKNVKVDVPIVGDVQHVLKDLLDALTKKDKKHVSAFSEHTSKWHKEIEKWQKTHSLKVTQPMDGRIKPQYVIERIYALTKGDAIITTEVGQNQMWAAQFYKFDKPRTFLTSGGLGTMGYGFPAAIGAQVAYPKKTVIDIAGDGSIQMNIQELATAVEYGLPVKVAILNNHFLGMVRQWQEFFYDKRYSHTCLGKKPDFVKIAEAYGGAGLRAEKPKDVDAVIKKAMKINDRPVFMEFIVDPKECVYPMVPAGQGLTKMLLV
- the ilvD gene encoding dihydroxy-acid dehydratase, encoding MRSDRVKKGFSRVPHRALMYATGIPKGEMQKPFIGVATSFTDLIPGHIGMRDLERFIEKGVHTGGGYPMFFGLPGVCDGIAMGHKGMHYSLSTRELIADMIESVAEAHALDGLVLLTNCDKITPGMLMAAARLNIPSIVVSAGPMMTGRLKGQRLSFIRNTFEAMGRYKKGEITKSELAACELGACPGVGSCQGLYTANTMNSLTEAMGMSLPGCGTAPAVMSEKRRIAFDSGERIVELVRKNILPRNIMTKNAFENAIRVDLALGGSSNTVLHLLAIAHEAGVKLPLDTFDKLSRTTPHIASLEPVGKFYMEDLHWAGGIPAVMKRLEKVIKDNPTVSGVRVKDIVKQVTYVDEEVLKPVDKPYHKEGGIAVLGGNLAPLGAVVKQSGVSDKMMRFTGKAITFDSEEAAQAAIQSGKVKAGHVVVIRYEGPKGGPGMREMLAPTAAIVGLGLGESVALITDGRFSGGTRGPCIGHISPEAMEGGPIALVKNGDVIELDIPKRKLELKVSAAELKKRKKKWKAPEPKIKTGWLSRYAKVVTSANTGAVVE
- a CDS encoding YdcH family protein, which produces MPIDVNDPVVDKLLKNNIEFKEAYETFRQHRKVVEKLEKRPHLTKDEEVEIATLKKQKLALKDKMEHMINVLKESGVK
- the tsaB gene encoding tRNA (adenosine(37)-N6)-threonylcarbamoyltransferase complex dimerization subunit type 1 TsaB, translated to MRLLSIDTSSFSGSVAVSDSGRVLKEVHAERVTTHSEWLLKSIDELLTSLNLTINDIDCFAIGSGPGSFTGLRIGVSLIKGLAWATGKMEIRTVSTLMALSMNAGKTDRIVCPVFDARKKEVYAAAFDLSLGAPKRLLDDRASSIEDFIKSLKGVTSGRGAVFLGNGLNEYKESVSVLMPDAVFLPEEKWHIRASNIAILAESGPYKTLTPLEVTPLYLRKSEAELKSGQNNA
- the rseP gene encoding RIP metalloprotease RseP; this translates as MFTPEGILVFIIVLGVLIFVHELGHFAVAKYFDVKVEKFSLGFGPALFSVKRGETEYMLSAIPLGGYVKMFGESREDEKGKEWSAWELERAFDRKPIYQRVLIVAAGPVMNFILAFVVFPLPYMLGTSMPAFLYDEARLEYVDKGGQADKGGMKAGDVIIEADGEKIENWSALNKVILLSPGKEIIFTVKRDAETFKAPYTPGKSAKEGMGTADDILPSSPPVVGALAPGMPADVAGLKKGDRITAIDGVEISYWYQISREMAKKQGERVVTYVRDGKTMDVKLTPKFDEEAKRQLIGINPLIETVVKKFGFVESIKLGMAECYEQTYLIFKFIKGLFTGLYSVKALGGPIMIAQVTGSATSAGFTKVLVLVAIISLNLGVLNLFPIPVLDGGVVVMLIAEKLKGAPLSDRLVMMFQQIGFAMIIALIALVMWNDIWRIFS
- a CDS encoding 1-deoxy-D-xylulose-5-phosphate reductoisomerase, whose amino-acid sequence is MKKQKGIAVLGSTGSIGTSTLDVVRANKGRFKVVTLAAGKNIALLKKQIREFAPHFVSVTDEKSAEALSSDKSVKSLGVDIGFGTEGAKIAAAYKGVDMTVSAIVGFAGLIPTLHAIKAGKDIALANKEALVAAGPLVMNEVKRRGVSLIPVDSEHSAVFQCLKGHDTAEIERIILTASGGPFLRAPLSKLKSVTPGQALKHPNWEMGRRITIDSATMMNKGFEVIEAKWLFGVQNDKIDVVVHPESIVHSMVEYVDGSVVAQLSTSDMRGPISYALGFPGRIGKNCTPRLELGGRRLEFLTPEKRRFPCLTLAYEALEIGGTAPAVLNAADEVCVEAFLKKEIGFMDIARILAMVLGAHRAKTIKTLDDVLDADMWARDKAASLVK